DNA sequence from the Colletotrichum destructivum chromosome 9, complete sequence genome:
TTCCTGTCGAAAGACCGGTCCCAGGCGCCCGGCATGCGCAGCTCGTCAACCGTGGGGTGGAGAgccacggcgacgccgcgcggGCCGAAGAAGCCCTCGTTCCATTGTGCGATCACGGCCTCCACGTCCTCCCGCCTCAATCCCGAAACGGCAGCCGCTGCGCCGGGGTCGGTGACCGGGTCGGAGCGGATCTGATCCAACTGGGCCGACGcgtggctgctgctgttacTTCGCGCACCGCTGGAGGTGTTCCCCGCTCGTCCGCCATGCgacgtggcggcggcggcagcggcggcgatggcctcctcctcagcctGCAGCTTGCGGTTGATGACGGCCTCGTTCCGCGCGGCGGTGTGGTGTGGGATAAGGCAGTTCGTGAAAGTCGCCCAATCCTGCCGCGTGATGTCGCGGACGGCCCAGGTCGGGGGGCAAGGTATGTCGTCCGGCGTCGTGGAGGGGGTCACGGTGAACAGGTGGACGAGCTGGTCTCGCGGGGACGGGGTGGGCGCGGGCCTTGATTCGAAGTAGGCGGCTGCGAATTCCGAGTGTGCTGATGAGGTGGACGAAGGAGCGGCGGCAGGGAACTGCGGCGAACCGTTGGATAGGTTGGGATTCGAATCGCGGTGGTGAGGGCCGGCtgcagcggcggtggtgcgCGGTGTCAGCGGAGGGGTGTAAATGACTTCGCTGTGAGATGAGGTGTGCGACGAGACGCGCgagtcggcgtcgtcccCATGGTGGGAAGGGATGCGCGGCGAGTTCAAGGACGGCTGTGAGCGCTGGCCGGAAGTTGAGTAGATGTCCGTCTCGGAATACGGCGGAGgcgggacgtcgtcgacgtcagTCTGCCGCATCGCCATTTGCGGTATGGGCTGGCGTGTACACGATGAACTAAGTGGGAGTTATAACTCGTGAAGCTTGAAGAGAGCTGCGAGGCTCTCTGGAAGGTCGGAAATGCGGTCTGGAATTCCTTACGGTTTTTTGTTATTTAACACCCTTACAGTTTTCTTGACGTTCGATGAGtcggcgatgaagatgaaaATTGAGGGTAACAGTaaaaggaaagaaagccAAGGTCAGTGTGAACGGCACAACGGCACAACGGcacatcggcggcggcggcgtcgaagggTGAGGAAAGTGTGGGATCATATGGCATTTTGACAAGCTGGGCTGGCTGAGCTAAATGGGCCAAACTcggtaggtagatagatgtACCCAgtcatccttctccttcatcccctctcctccccccccctccacttCCATCAACAAGAATCCGAATTCCACATCCGCCCTCACACCAAGTCCAGTCCCATGCTCCCGCGGTAGCGAACActgtcttcttcctctccagtCGTCCCCCTTTCGCTTCGCGTAGCCTTACCGCGTACACCAAGCCAAGTCCTAGCTATCGAACCACGGTTCATCACTAAAACAGAGGGGAACCCCGCCATCGGGAGCCTAAACGGTGCTGCCGAtcccacgccgccaggcAGATAAAAGATAAGCATCAAGCTTGGTTAGGGGGGACCCTGCggacggcgcagcagcaccTTCTGCAAGGTGAACGCGTTTCTCGCAACCCAACTTTATCCCTTAAAAAAACCACCGCCGATTCGACGCTTGAAACGATGCATGGCCCGCAGTCACAACGCGAGCAGGCTGGCTCACGGTGACTGCAGCACGGCTGACGCGGCCCCTCTGAAGGCAGCAATTCCCAGtacgccatcatcatcatcagcagcggccccctcctccatATCAGCCACAGTGGCCTTGCCGTTGGAACACCGGACCCTCAAAAAAACACTTGTGTACCACTCCAACTGACGCCGTGCTGCCGACCCAACCGGGCCTAGCCCTAGAACAGGAAGAGCCCAGGGCCAGCCCGCATATTAGTTTACCTGTACAGACCAGGCTATGCATGTGCCTGGATACATTGATGGTTTGGCCATGGGCCAATACTTCGCTCTCGCCTTCGGGGGGCCGCGAATCATTCCTAAGGCCGCGGACGCCGCTGTCGCGTCCCGGCAGGCTTCTAAATGTTTCAAGGCGTTTCTTGCGACGTACTTGCGTAGGCGCCACCTCATCGGTCAGCCTCGGTGCTCCACAGGTGGAAGTCAACGTCCTCCGGCTTGTAGTGGTCTGCGATGATGGTTGACAGATGATTGCGAGAGTGCGCGCCGCTATGTGTTCGTTAGCTGTGTGACCCAACACCATGCAACCGCCCATCCAACTTACAGGTTGGTGATATAGGTGTCGAGCAATTCGGGAGGTACGAACTCGCTGACAGCGCTTCGAACGTCGACACCGTTGACCATGGCTCCATCTGCAAAGTTCACATGGCCCATGGAGCTGCCCCATTCCACCAGGCTCTCCTCGTCAAAGTAGCTCTCTGGACAGAGCTTGTAAACACCGCTGAGGATGATTACCGGGTTGCCCTGCTCCTTGGCTGCACGAGCAATGACCCCGGCTCCCGCATCCGTCAGGATGCCGCCGTTAGCCAGAACGGCTCTTGCGCTTAAGATGACCTTGTTAATACGTGGCATGTAGGCCATCAAGCCACCATTCAAGATGCTGATGGCGCTGATGCCTGCGGCCCCCAACTTCTTCCTGAACGATGCATAAGGTGCCTCGTTGGCCGAGTTGCGAACGGTTCCGGCAGCAATGAAAACGGTGAACtttctcctcgtcgcggcGCGCAAGATGAACTTTTGAACCGTAGCCGAGGGCTGGTGCACCAGCACGTAGTCGCCGGGGTGGATCTGgacatcagcagcagcagcaatctggtcgtcgacctggccgaTCTCGTCCTTGAGTTCTTCGATACCCTCAATTACCTCCGATCTCAGAGCGTGTACCCTGGTCGACTGTCCACGGAGTGGAGTCGAGGCGCCCGAGTCCTTGCCGAACGGCGAGCCCGCcatgatgccggcggcgtccatcGGGGGAGAGGCCTCGAGAAGTGAGAAGAGCGACTTGGAAACGTGGAAAGAGCTCGTGGATGTGAGGGCGCCAGGGCGAACGGGTCTCGGGCCGCTCGAGATGTAGTCTGCACCGGCATCCTGCTTGGTGTAGGTAGAGGGAGGCCATTGGTGCTCCAGCTTAGAAGGGTCCGGCACCGCTGTTGTCGGCGTCGCTCCTGCCTCTGTGGCGGTCTCGCTGAAATCCTCGTTTCGGTCCTCAGCAGCCTCGTCTCGGATCAGGCTCAATACGCGTCTAACGATGTTGCCGACCACCAGTTCCTTGGGCTGAGCAGCGATGAGGCGCAagccgacctgctggaccTTTTCCAGCAATGAATCCACGTCATTCCATTTTGCCTTGGCAACGACCTGGAGGAGTATGTGTGCGGTCGCGACGGCGCAGAGCTCGGAGCCCTGGATCTGTCTTCTCTTCAAGAGCCTGAGTGTCGAATCGGGTCAGTCGACATTTTGTACAATGCTGCGGCTGTGAGGGTACGTACGAGATGAGACTGTCAATTGACGCTTCCAAGGTCTTACCCTTGAAAGTCTTCAGATACCGCTCGAGATCCCCCGCGCTGGGCTTCAGGGTCGCCATCTTCGGTGGGTGCCAATTTCAAGGTCCGAGGCTGGGCAAGGTCGTGTCGCGGGGCTGTCGCAAAGTTTTCAGGAGGCAGTCGGTAGGTCACTGGAGTCGCAATGTATTTTTTTGAGATAGATGCAGTGGCCTTCAGCTGCAGCAACACATCAACGCACAGTGCAGCGGCTGTTCTTGTCGCTTGGTATGGGCCTGATGGTGAATTGGGAAATTGTGCGCAGGTGGTTGTGACTCAACAATGAAGCTCGTGGAGGGACAATCAACCCACCCCTGTCACACTAAAAAATTCGAGGGGCATTGGATGACCGAAGCAGCTCTAGGGGGGCAGCTGGCGTCAGGGGGTGACGGCTCGCTGGAGCTCGCTCGAAGCTCGGACCGAAGCGGCCGGTGCTTGGGGACATGGGTAATATCCCCAATAGCACCTCGCGAAGAAAAAAACCTACTCCACTATCCAGATGCCCCTCCATCACTGCAAAATGACGTTGGTCACTGAATCGCCGCTGTGAGTGATACGTTAGGGCGCCAGATGGTTGGCCAGTGTTCTGCGAGCTGCCCGTCATCTTGACAAACCAGGTCTACCGACATGACGGAGTAGATAGAAACGAAGGTAAATGTTGGCAGTCAAATTGGGGGTTCCTTTTGAGTTCCTACAAGAAACCCAATGCCATCTTTACTCTTTAGttctacctacctacctagggTTGTCGAGTGTCCTCTTGCTTAGCTGGATTGTGATACATGCTTTTTTTTGGTTCGATAGCGACAGTTAGTACCTGGTACTGACCAGCGCTTCCAGACCTGCTGATTTATGTTTATATATGTATGCATATATGTGTTCGTTCTCCCTCACTCGCAACTTCGGATAAGGGACTTCCCGCCTCCGGGTAGCCGCAGGCTGAACGGCATCATCTGATCTCTTATAAGCCGATTACAACAAGAGCTCATTGTTGATGCATTGCATATTGCATTGCATGGACACACCTCAAATCCCGCTCGGTTGAGAGACGCAAGCCATGGCGTGTATCGTACTGGACCCTTGTTTCCGCCCGCTGCGAATTGCCATCAGTCGACGTTGCCGTCTATTAGAACGGCTTGTAGCAATTCTTAAAGAACATTGGGTTGAGATGGGTATCGTTGACTTGAGCATACGAAACAAGACAAATCAGCCCAGATAACAACAATGCTGGGCGATGTCAGAGCACTGTGCCCAACGCGGTATCGATACTAGCTATGCCCAGGGAAGTGACAGTGTCCGACCAATCGTCTAGCGGCGCCATTACCATGTCAATAATACCGAACGGCTCTTCGTTCTGTGCCGCTCCCGAGGCAGTCTTGTCACTCTCGCGATGGGTGGAGTTGCAAAGAGAGgggttgctgttgctgtcaGAGTTGAATAACGGGGCTGACCATCAACTCAGAGCGAATAGCTAGGCGGCACCAGAAGACGGGCACGAAGATACAGACGGATCGGAGTTGTGACACCCGAAAGGGTCCGTATCCCGCCAAAGGCTCTCTGAGCTACATATGTATCCGTACGCTGCCTGCAGCCCCCGGCTCTGTTCAATCAAAAGTCTCAACAACAAAGACAAAAGTGGAGTTGTTGGTCTTTCACATGAAAAGAGCACATGCTGCCAGCCAGGGTGGCTCGGGAATCGGCCGATGGACGCTTTCACTCATGTCAGAAGTCAACGAACAGCCAAAGTCGATGAAAAATTTCTCTCCGGGGCGAAAGCCAGTTGGGGGACCAGCTCAGAGGAGAGGGTCAGAGGGAAGACAACTGACTGCAACCGCCTTGCAGACCCATAGTGGCTTCGGGATCCGCGTGTCTCTAGTAGTGTATCCGTCCCTCCAGTTTGTGTTGGGGAAGACCACCTTAGAATGTGGGCTGAGTGAGGTacagtaggtaggtaccttacctaccgACCTACCTGTGTATCGGTGCATAGATTACGCAGCCGCTTGGCGGCAGCTGGCTCCCTtgctctccctcctctccctcctctctgcATCCCCATAGTAAACTGCCTGCTGGCAAGTCAGAAGATGAGGCGCAACGTGACAGGAAGAAAACGAGAGGCAACGCCTAAAGGGGGAATTGGACGATTCGAGATTCGACACGTGAACCTATCTTCATTCCACATCCCCCACAAGGGTCAGCAGGCAATGTAACCCCAGTACTGTATCAAAGCTGCTACCCAAGCAAGACTGAACCAGAATACCACACGTGTATTGGCACCCCAGACCAAAAGTGCAGAGTGTTGAGCTACTTGCTGCTGTCCCCCTCCCTGACTCTCGCAGCTGCTCCTGTTCCGCAGCTTCCACTGGGGCGTCGCGGGAAACAATCGGGCTCTCTACCACTCACTCTACTTACCTCTCtaaggtaccttacctaggtaccttactCACCTACCCACCTGGGTACCTCGAGGCAGTAGATACTCCAAGGCACTCTAGACTGTGGGCGGCCCCGGACGCATGGTTTGTCACCTCCAATCAGAAGCAACTTCCCTGTCCATCTCAACCATTAACCACCCATTCATTGCGCGCCCTACCGCATCCCGGCCGCCTCAATACCTCCAACTCCCGAGAGCCCGACTGTCCCTTTCCCTCTGCAGCATACTCAACTTTCCTCCTCTCTGATCTGACACCTCACACACGGCCTAGTCGTCAGGTTTGCGCTGACGGCCACAACTCGCTTTTTAGTGTTCGTTAGCACCAGACGGACGAACCTTTTTTTGCCAGCGCCACCACTTCGCGCTTGATTACTTTTACTTTACTTGGGCCTCGTTATTCGTCCATGGCGAGCTGAGTGTTGCCGCTCCTTGCACTTCGACTCTGGACCTGGGGGGGAAACATCTGGCCAACCCACGACCTGGAACTCTTTCGGGACCATCGCAGACTCGATTCCCCACCATCAGCAATCTGCCCTCCCGAATCGAACCTCAGCGACGAACGGACAGACGATTGGCATCCGTTCACTCTTTCCCTTCGACTGCGTCCTTCGCTGCTGCACGACGCCCGCTTCCCCTGACGCGACTGTTAGCCCATCGTATACTCTGTCGCGCGGAACGTCTGGAACATTCCTGGCCACCGATACCACCCCTTACTACCGAACCCCCGACCTCTCCTGGCCTTTTTTGTCCCCGTTTCGctatccgtcgtcgagcctTCATGCCTCATGGATTGTACATGCTGTCAAAGATGAACTCCCTGAACATCATCACCTCTCGCGtctctccgccgccgagcccggTTGCTTCGCGATCTAACTCCATCAGCTCCCTGGGTTTAGCCGTACAATCTGACGAccagcgcggcggcgaaaGCGCAGAGAAccacggcgacgatgaccaagacgacgagacgtTTCCGCTCGAGAAGTCCGC
Encoded proteins:
- a CDS encoding Putative nagB/RpiA transferase, initiation factor 2B-like protein, with protein sequence MATLKPSAGDLERYLKTFKGKTLEASIDSLISLLKRRQIQGSELCAVATAHILLQVVAKAKWNDVDSLLEKVQQVGLRLIAAQPKELVVGNIVRRVLSLIRDEAAEDRNEDFSETATEAGATPTTAVPDPSKLEHQWPPSTYTKQDAGADYISSGPRPVRPGALTSTSSFHVSKSLFSLLEASPPMDAAGIMAGSPFGKDSGASTPLRGQSTRVHALRSEVIEGIEELKDEIGQVDDQIAAAADVQIHPGDYVLVHQPSATVQKFILRAATRRKFTVFIAAGTVRNSANEAPYASFRKKLGAAGISAISILNGGLMAYMPRINKVILSARAVLANGGILTDAGAGVIARAAKEQGNPVIILSGVYKLCPESYFDEESLVEWGSSMGHVNFADGAMVNGVDVRSAVSEFVPPELLDTYITNLGAHSRNHLSTIIADHYKPEDVDFHLWSTEADR